A single Equus quagga isolate Etosha38 chromosome 8, UCLA_HA_Equagga_1.0, whole genome shotgun sequence DNA region contains:
- the TAC1 gene encoding protachykinin-1 translates to MKILVALAVIFLVSTQLLAEEIGANDDLNYWSDWSDSDQIKEELPEPFEHLLQRIARRPKPQQFFGLMGKRDADSSIEKQVALLKALYGHGQISHKRHKTDSFVGLMGKRALNSVAYERSAMQNYERRRK, encoded by the exons ATGAAAATCCTCGTGGCCTTGGCAGTCATTTTTCTCGTCTCTACTCAACTGTTGGCAGAAGAAATCGGAGCCAACGATGATCTGAATTATTGGTCCGACTGGTCCGACAGCGACCAGATCAAG GAGGAGCTGCCCGAGCCCTTTGAGCATCTTCTGCAGAGAATCGCCCGGAGACCCAAGCCTCAGCAGTTCTTCGGATTAATGGGCAAACGGGATGCTG ATTCCTCAATTGAAAAACAAGTGGCCCTGTTAAAGGCTCTTTATG gaCATGGCCAGATCTCTCATAAAA GGCATAAAACAGATTCCTTTGTTGGACTAATGGGCAAAAGAGCTTTAAATTCTG TGGCTTATGAAAGGAGTGCAATGCAGAATTATGAAAGAAGACGTAAATGA